A single region of the Rhodococcus sp. W8901 genome encodes:
- the aztD gene encoding zinc metallochaperone AztD — MIRIEPTPRRLTLAASVATCAALLAGCTSTADGATTETSTSSSAGSTEPTQARSATPRLALTYDGGILVVDAETLSVVGESELDGFNRISPAGDDRHVIVSTEGSFRVLDTGTWSEAHGDHAHHYTAAPALTDITFDADKPGHVVRHAGRTVLFDDGTGRVESFDPAGLADGTPQVSTFTTPHAHHGVAVELADGGLITTVGDDKARTGIVVLDAGRGEVTRNEQCPGLHGEAVAANEAVVFGCQDGLLIYRDGAITKVTSPDPYGRIGNQAGSEESTVVLGDYKSDPDAKLERPQRVSLTDTVTGELRLVDIGTSYTFRSLGRGMFGEALILGTDGALHVLDPATGATIRTVPVIDPWTEPEEWQSPRPALFVQGFTAYVTDPATKRIHAVDIENGQVTTSAELPHTPDEITGVRG, encoded by the coding sequence ATGATTCGCATCGAACCCACACCCCGACGCCTCACGCTCGCCGCCTCGGTCGCCACGTGCGCGGCCCTGCTCGCCGGCTGCACGTCCACCGCCGACGGCGCCACCACCGAGACGTCGACGTCGTCGTCGGCCGGGTCGACCGAGCCGACGCAGGCCCGGTCCGCGACACCGCGGCTGGCACTGACCTACGACGGCGGCATCCTCGTCGTCGACGCCGAAACCCTCTCGGTGGTAGGCGAATCCGAGCTCGACGGGTTCAACCGCATCAGCCCGGCCGGCGACGACCGGCACGTGATCGTCTCCACCGAGGGCAGCTTCCGGGTCCTCGACACCGGCACGTGGTCGGAGGCGCACGGCGACCACGCGCACCACTACACCGCGGCCCCGGCGCTCACCGACATCACGTTCGACGCCGACAAGCCCGGCCACGTTGTCCGGCACGCGGGCCGCACCGTGCTGTTCGACGACGGCACCGGCCGCGTCGAGTCGTTCGACCCCGCCGGGCTGGCCGACGGCACCCCGCAGGTCTCGACGTTCACCACCCCGCACGCGCATCACGGCGTCGCCGTCGAACTCGCCGATGGCGGCCTGATCACCACGGTCGGCGACGACAAGGCCCGCACCGGCATCGTCGTGCTGGACGCCGGCCGGGGCGAGGTGACCCGCAACGAGCAGTGCCCCGGCCTGCACGGCGAGGCCGTCGCCGCGAACGAGGCGGTGGTGTTCGGCTGCCAGGACGGCCTGCTGATCTACCGGGACGGCGCGATCACCAAGGTGACCAGCCCCGATCCGTACGGGCGGATCGGCAACCAGGCCGGGTCCGAGGAATCGACGGTGGTGCTCGGCGACTACAAGAGCGACCCCGACGCAAAGCTGGAGCGCCCGCAGCGGGTGTCGCTCACCGACACCGTCACCGGTGAGCTGCGGCTCGTGGATATCGGCACCAGCTACACGTTCCGGTCGCTGGGCCGCGGAATGTTCGGCGAGGCCCTGATCCTCGGCACCGACGGCGCGCTGCACGTGCTCGACCCGGCCACCGGCGCGACGATCCGGACCGTGCCGGTGATCGACCCGTGGACCGAGCCCGAGGAGTGGCAGTCGCCGCGGCCCGCGCTGTTCGTGCAGGGCTTCACCGCGTACGTCACCGACCCCGCCACCAAGCGGATCCACGCCGTCGACATCGAGAACGGCCAGGTCACGACCAGTGCCGAGCTGCCGCACACCCCGGACGAGATCACCGGCGTGCGCGGCTGA
- a CDS encoding 2-isopropylmalate synthase: MRTSQAFATTTASFSDDPFSLRFGLPLPRDMRAQAQGLTWAEFTERFSPTGGPVRLGSWTSEHLGAGRHTFTATLGLGDTISSASATATGPIAALTSMLYDAGFQLEILSFHQHRTSAGTATFLLCEHEGERRWAMSIADDCNSSAREAIIAGANLLHR; the protein is encoded by the coding sequence ATGCGCACCTCCCAGGCTTTCGCCACCACCACCGCTTCGTTCTCCGACGATCCGTTCTCGCTCCGCTTCGGCCTCCCGCTGCCGCGCGACATGCGCGCCCAGGCACAGGGTCTGACCTGGGCCGAGTTCACCGAGCGCTTCAGCCCCACCGGCGGCCCCGTCCGCCTGGGCAGCTGGACGTCGGAGCACCTCGGCGCCGGTCGGCACACCTTCACCGCCACCCTCGGGCTCGGCGACACCATCTCGTCGGCGTCCGCGACGGCCACCGGCCCCATCGCGGCGCTGACGTCGATGCTCTACGACGCCGGTTTCCAGCTCGAGATCCTCTCGTTCCACCAGCACCGCACGTCGGCGGGCACCGCGACGTTCCTCCTGTGCGAGCACGAGGGCGAGCGCCGCTGGGCGATGTCCATCGCCGACGACTGCAACTCGTCGGCGCGGGAAGCGATCATCGCCGGCGCCAACCTGCTGCACCGCTGA
- a CDS encoding lipocalin family protein — protein MRATRKVTAGLFAAAAAALLVSAPAAAQPTGSADLWQPLAPIPSLDVARYAGTWYQLAAVPQPFNLDCARDTRATYGVIDASNVSVNNTCTTWTGGTNGIVGNARVNDPATNAQLHVSFPSVPFQNSADGPTNYVVTYIADDYSWALVGDPMRVSGFVLSRTPAVSAEGWQQIRSVVESRGYNSCLLLTSPTTGGRSDIAPLCTV, from the coding sequence ATGCGCGCCACCAGGAAAGTCACCGCCGGATTGTTCGCCGCTGCCGCCGCGGCACTGCTCGTCAGTGCGCCCGCCGCGGCCCAGCCCACCGGATCGGCCGACCTGTGGCAGCCGCTCGCCCCGATCCCGTCGTTGGACGTCGCCCGCTACGCCGGCACCTGGTACCAGCTCGCGGCGGTGCCGCAACCGTTCAACCTGGACTGCGCGCGCGACACCCGCGCCACCTACGGCGTGATCGACGCGTCCAACGTCAGCGTGAACAACACGTGCACCACGTGGACCGGCGGGACCAACGGCATCGTGGGCAACGCCCGCGTCAACGACCCGGCCACCAACGCGCAACTGCACGTGAGCTTCCCGTCGGTGCCGTTCCAGAACTCGGCCGACGGCCCCACCAACTACGTCGTCACGTACATCGCCGACGACTACTCGTGGGCCCTGGTCGGCGACCCCATGCGCGTCTCCGGGTTCGTGCTCTCCCGCACCCCCGCCGTGAGCGCAGAGGGCTGGCAGCAGATCCGCAGCGTCGTCGAGTCCCGCGGCTACAACTCGTGCCTGCTGCTCACCTCGCCCACCACCGGCGGACGCTCCGACATCGCCCCGCTGTGCACCGTGTGA